GCCCATGGCTCGGGCTTCATCGGGATTCGTCAACAGGCGTGCCACGGCCCCTGCGTATTCCTCTGCGCTGCCGGCCACCAAACCTGTCTTTCCATGCTCGACGAGTTCAAGCTGGGCATTGTCGCGCAGGCCCGCGGCAGGGTGGGTAACCACGGGCAGGCCCGAGGCCATGGCTTCGGCGATGGTTAGGCCGAAGCTCTCGCCCGTGTCGTTGGCGTGGGCCAGCAGGCACACGGAGCCGTAGAAGCCGGCCAACTCCAGGTCCGACTCCACCGGATCGAGCCAATGCACCTGCTCGTCCAATCCATGCGCGCGCACGAATTCATGGGCCTCGGGTATACCGCCGATGACCCGAAAAATGAAATTGGGGATTTGACGTTTGAGCAGGGGAAGAATGTCCAGGGCCAGGTGCGACCATTTACCGGGGTCGGCGCGCGAAATCCGGCCAAGGATGGGCTGGCCCCAAGGCTGCGCGGGAGTGTTGCTTTCGTAGCAATCCGTGTCCACGGGATTGTAGAGCACGCCATAGCGCAGCCCGGACGTGTCAATGCCCTCCACGGCGGCGTAGCGGCTGGCGCAGAAGTGCGAGACGAACAGGTGGCGGTCGATGATCTGGGCTTGGGGCGAAGGATCGCGGCGGCCGAAGACGTTGGTCTCCACCACCACGGGCACACGGGTAAGGCGCAAGGGGCGCAGAAGGCCGGGCTCGGGCCAGCCCGCACGATGCAGATGCACGACGTGCGGCCGCAGCCGTTCCAGGCAGCGCAGTAGATCCTTGCCTATGCTTACCTGCACGCCCGAGGCCGACAGTTGGCGTCGGCGGGGACCGTCGGCGAAGCTGAACACGAACGGCTCGAAGTGGTCCCGATCCAGGCCGGATGCCAGGGCCTGCATGACCTTCTCCGTTCCGCCGAGGCCAAGGCCGAAACAAACGTGCAGGACGCGGACAGGCCGCTCCATGGCCGATTACTTGGGCGTGTTGCCGTAGGCCTGGACCACGCGGCGCATGGTAGTGCCCGACGGTGCCGGCGATGGCGCTAACGGCGTAGCTGTCTGGCGGGGAGAAGGCTGCTCGCCGGTTGATGTTGCCTGTGGCTGGCTGGAAGAGGGCTGTCCCGTTTCTTGCTCCTCAGCACTCTCGATCGTTGCCGAATGGCTGGCTTCAGCGGGCTTGCCCGGTTCCGTCGGGGCGGCGAACTGCGCTGCT
The window above is part of the Desulfocurvibacter africanus subsp. africanus DSM 2603 genome. Proteins encoded here:
- a CDS encoding glycosyltransferase family 4 protein, whose product is MERPVRVLHVCFGLGLGGTEKVMQALASGLDRDHFEPFVFSFADGPRRRQLSASGVQVSIGKDLLRCLERLRPHVVHLHRAGWPEPGLLRPLRLTRVPVVVETNVFGRRDPSPQAQIIDRHLFVSHFCASRYAAVEGIDTSGLRYGVLYNPVDTDCYESNTPAQPWGQPILGRISRADPGKWSHLALDILPLLKRQIPNFIFRVIGGIPEAHEFVRAHGLDEQVHWLDPVESDLELAGFYGSVCLLAHANDTGESFGLTIAEAMASGLPVVTHPAAGLRDNAQLELVEHGKTGLVAGSAEEYAGAVARLLTNPDEARAMGQRGRDKARRLFREQAIVSQVENIYLELLEAKLGPEAVSGLRRNEAQHVKR